CGGCCGTTGGGTTCTGCATGGTCTATAACCGTCCTTACCGGAGGTTCTACCGTCCCATCCGCTATACGTATTACCGCCCGTACAGGTACAACAACCGCAGGGCGTATGCAGCGGTTGGCAGGACCTACCGCCACGCCCCCCGGGCAGAGCGTACCCGGATCTACCGGAACGACCGGCGCGTAGCCGTACGCAACGACCGGGTACGAAGCAACAGCCGCGTAGCCGTACGCAACGACCGGGTACGAAGCAACAGCCGCGTAGCCGTACGCAACGACCGGGTACGAAGCAACAGCCGGGTTATCCGCAGTGCGAATACGGATGTACGCAGGAACCAGCGCTCCAACGCCACTTCGGTTCGCAGGCAAAGTGCCGCCCGCCAGGGTCAGCGTGACATACGAGGCAACCAACGGGCAACGCGAAGCAATACCTCTGCCCAGTCCCGTCGGAACACTCAGGATACGCGCACAGTAAAGCGCAGCAGCCGGGAAGTCCGCACGAGTCCGGTTGGAAACACGGTACGCAGCAGCCGGACGACTACGGTACGCAAAACGGAGGCGCGCCGGCCGGTGCCGCAGCGGGCGTCCAGGAGTACGGTAACCACACGGAAATCAACAACCGTTAAGCGCTCGACCGCCTCCCGGAAGGCACCCCAGGCGCACCGTAGTGCAACGGCGCGGAAAGCGCCCCAGGCCCGTCGCAGTGCCCCGGCCAGGCAAGCACCCCAGGCCCGTGGGAAGACCGCTTCCCGGACGGTTCGAAAGTCGGCCGTAAAAAGCAGCCGGCGCAGCGGCTCAGCCGTACGGAGCGGATCGCGTAGCAGAAGCAACAATCGCGGATCGCAATAGAAAATAGTTTTTAGGTTGGTTAGTTGTCAGGACCCCGTGGAGGATTTTTCTTCTCGGGGTCCGGTTTTTTAAACCCCCTGCCCAGAAGGGCGAACGCGTCTTTGGCAATCCCCAGCCGATGGACCAGGCCGAGGTAGAACAATGCCGCCAGCAGTGATTTCAACCCAATATTGACCAGGGGGTGAAACGGAAAGGACAACCAGAGAAACAACGCCCCGGTGAGGACCCCCACCCCGATCAGCCTAAAGGTATCCCGGCTCCAGGGAACCAGGCCGAATTTCAAGCGGACAAACAGGAGTTTGACCAGGTTGTAGGCGGCGATTGAGATAAAAGTGGCCCAAGCAGCCCCATTGATCCCAAAGCGCGGGATCAACCAGATATTCAGTGCGATGGTGATGAGCACCAGGCCCAGGCCAAATACCAGCAACATCCGGTAATACCGGGAATTGTACAGGATGGCCGCATTGATACCCAAAAAGGAATCAAAAACCCGGGCAGCCCCGATCAGGGCCACAATGGTAAAACCACCCCGGTAATTTTCGGGCAACAGGAGATAGAGCTCTTCGAGGTTCATCAGGATCAGCAGGTATATAAGCCCCGCCGCCACCAGCAGGGCCAGGGAACTTTTCCGGTAGAGGCTCCCAAGGCCCGACAGGTCCTTTGCGTGGAGCAGTTCGGCGGTAATCGGATAGGTAATCTGGTGCATGGCCCGTTGGGGGACGATAATTACCGTGGCGATAAAGACGGCTACCGTGTAATAGGCCACATTCGCCAGTTCGATATACTGGTTGATCATGAACCGGTCTACTTCCAGGAGCAGTACGGAAACCGATCCGCCCAGGAGGATCAGCGCGCTGTACACGGTAATTTCCCGGGAGTCCCCGGGCAGTCGGAACCGAAATCGGAAGGGCATCAGCCGCAGGGCATATACTGCCATCAGCAGGCACCTCAGGGCATACAGGCCCACCAGCCACCTGAGGAAGCCAGCCACCGAGAGCACTTCAAAATACAACAGGAAAAGCAGGAGACTGACCCCCAGCCGGACAAAGACTTCCTTTAAAAACGTACCGAATGCCGAACGGAGGCACACCTTGCTCCATGCAAAAAACACCTCAAAATACGCCATGGAAAGGCCGATCAGGAAAATATGCCCGACATATTCCGCCACTATGGCATTTTCCCGGGCCAGGAAACTCCCGATAGCCTCATCCGCCAACAAGCTGAATACCGCCAGGGGGAGGATAAAAACCAGGGGGAGCAGAAGCATTCGCGTCAGGAACGGGTTCCGGTGCGGTGCTTCCCGGTTGGCGGAAAAGAATTTCACCAGGGTGTTCGGCACCCCGAAGGCCATCAGCGGCATCAGGAGCGCACCGGTGGAAAGGATAACCCCCACCAGGCCAAAATAGGTATCGGACAGGAAACGGGTGTATAAAACGAGCGTGTTGACGGCCCCCAACCCGAAACCGACATAGGTTAGCAGCGTGTTTACGATGGATTGTCTGAGGATAATTCCCATAGGATTTCCTTTGCCAGCCGGCCGGTGAGTTCCCGGCGATGGTATTGGGCTACTCCTCCCGGCCGGACCGAAAGGGCGCCTTTTCGATAAAGATCGTACCATTGCCGAAGCTGCGCAAGGATTTCGTCCATTTGTCCGTACCGGAACCCCGCTCCGCAGCCGCTGCCTATCACCCGGTCCGCGGCTTCCCATCCATCCGGGCCTATGGCGAGGATGGGCCGGGCAGCAGCCATGTATTCAAAAAGCTTCCCGGGCACGATGCCCCGCGTTTCCGGCGAGTCGATTTCGAGCAGCAGCAGCAGCTGTGCCTTTTCCTGCCGGATGATAGCTTCGCGGTGCGGGACATATGCGTGTATTTTGGTATGGGTCTCCAGGCCGTGCTCCCTCAGGGACTCCATCACCTCCTCACTGACCAGGCCGGTAAGTTCCAGGCGAAAATCTTCCCGAAAACCCGGCGTATCCCGGAGGAGTGTAGCCAGGGCCTGCCAGAGGGCATCGGGGTTGCGCCCGCTGAGGAGCGAACCGATATGCGCCACCACAAAGGCACCGTCCGGCTGGTCTCCCCGGGCAGGCTGCCGGTCGAAACCGTTGGTGATTACCGCTACCGGGCGGGGCGTATGGGATCCCAGGCTATCGGCCGTTACCTGGCTGGTTGCCATGACGCGATCCGCCGCGCCGAGGACCCGGGTTTCCAGCTCCCTGTGTTTTCTACGGGCCCGTTTGCCAAGGCTCATGGCGGAATGGTAGCCGATCTCCGTCCAGGGGTCCCTAAAATCCGCGACCCATTTCAGGTTCGGCCTGCGCCGGGACAATTCCAGCCCGATCAGGTGCAGGCTGTGGGGCGGCCCGGTGGTCACCAGGGTGGTAATCCCCTCCTGATCCAGGATGCCAGGCAATTCGCGGACGGCTTTTTTTACCCAGAATTTGCGGGCGTCCGGAATGAAAAAATTGCCTCGGGCCCAAAGCAACAGCCGTTCCACCAACCCGGGGTTCCTCCTTTGGATAATTCCGGAACTGATCCGCCCGGCCTTCTTCCGGCCAAACAGCCGTGCCCATGCATAGGGTTCCCAAAATTGGCTCCTGTATACCGTGAGGTTTTCCGGCACCTCCCGCTCCAGGTCCGGGTCGGTTAACGGGTAATGGGGGGTTTCGGGAAGGTAGAGAACAGGCTCGAAGCCAAAGTCGCGCAGGTACTTCACAAAGAACAGCCATCGCTGGACTCCGGGGCCTCCAGCGGGTGGCCAGTAATACGTAACGACCAGTACCTTATGCATTATTCCGTTTCCTTGGGAGGACGTTTTACCAGTCGGTAGGTCACGGCGCCCAGCAGGAGTACCAGCAGAGCGATGGATCCCGCCAGGGATATCCGGCTTCCCTTCCGGACAACTTCCGGTTCGAAACGGAAGGTCACCCGGTGTTCCCCGGCCGGCACCTCCAGGGCCCGCAGGGCGTAATTCACCCGAAAATGGTCGGCTTCCCGTCCATCGATAGATGCCTGCCAGCCTTCAGGGTAATACATCTCAGAAAACACCAGCAAACCTTCATGGGCATTTCGAACCGTGTATTCCAGGAAATTCGGGCGATAGGTATCCAGTTGGGCCGTGGCGGCTGAATCCCGGACGTATGCCCTGGAGCCGTATTCCGGGAAATCCGAGGTGTTGACCACGGCGGTACGGCTAACCTGCAGCGTATCCAGCGACCGGATAGCGGCATCCGCCGTGGGCACGGGAACCAGGTTTTCCACAAACCAGGCATTGCCCATTGCATTCGGGTTCAGGGTCACGGACGGGGCCCCTTCTTCATTGGTCTGTATCAGGTATTTGGTGTTCAGCATGTGAAGTACCTGCCGGTTGTCGCGGTAGATGTGGTAGTCGAATAAATCCATTAAACGCCTGGGCTTAGCCGCATGGTAGCCCCCCAGGGAATGGTGGAAATACGAAGTCCGGGCCCCGTTGAGCCCCTCCCCCACATTCAGCACCCGGAATACCGAGGTATCCCGAAGGATAACCTGGTCTGCCTGGGACATCGCTATCGGGGCGTTCATTCGCCTTTCCGGGACAAAATCCCCGGAATCCACGTATCGCTTGTCAACTCCGACCAGGTCGATCAGCAAGACAATGCCCAGGGCAGCCAGGGTCAGGTTCCGCCCCAGGCGGCCCTTGACATGCAGCCAGAGCAGCCCGGCCCCCGCCAGGACAATGATCAGGGACCGGATGGTGTCGGCAATATAGACAGCTTCCCGGTCTCTGCGGATTACCTGCATTACGTCTTCCCCAAAATACCGGGTCAACATCGGGTCGCTGCCGCCTGAAAAATCGAAAAGCCCCCTGGAGAGGAAGAGCAATACCCCCAAGCCGGCAAGGGACCCGGTCGCAACAACCAGGGCCCGAATTTTTTTGGATGCCTCCAGGGACGGGTCAAAAAAACGCTTCAATGCCAGGATGCCCAGGATGGGAAAGCAGAGTTCGAGAATGACCTGGGCCGAAGAGACGGCCCGGAACTTGTCGTAGAGCGGAAAATATTCGATCATCAGGTCCGTGAGCAGCGGGAAATTCTTTCCCCAGGAGAGCATCAGCGATAGTATTGCTCCGCCGAGCAACCACCATTTGGCCCGGCCGCGAACGAGCAGCAGCCCGAGCAGGAAGAAAAACACAATCAGGGCTCCCACGTAGGCCGGGGCGGAAACACCCGGCTGATCCCCCCAGTAGAGCTGGAGGTTGTTGCTGAACTCAAGCGCCTGGGAGCGCGGCACACCCTGGTCGATCAGAAATTCATACGTCTTGGACCCCTCCCCCAGGGACTCTACGGAAGCCCCCCCGAAAAGCCTGGGGACGAACAGGTTCAGGGATTCCACAATCCCGTAGCTGTACTGGGTGATGTATTCGGTGTCCAGGCCGTCGGTCTGCTCCATGGGGTTACCCTCCGGGTCCAGGGTGAGCTGGGAGGGGCCCCGCGTACTCCAGGCTGCGTATTCCCGGGTAGCCATCAGGGAGGCTGCGTTGGGCAGGATCCCAAGGAGAACCGCGAGAACCAGCAAACCCGTGGCCAGGGCAAAATGCTTCAGTTGCCCCCGACGGATAGCATCGATCAGATACACCAGGCCCAGTACCAATACCAGCAACATAAAGTAATAGGTCATCTGATAGTGGTTCGCCTGGATTTCAAGGGCCATGGCAAAAGCTGTGAGCACAAATCCCCAGAGGTATTTTTTGCGGTAAACGAGCAGTATCCCGCCCAGCAACATGGGCAGGTAGCCCAGCGCGTGTGCCTTGGCATTGTGGCCAACGCCCAGGATGATAATCAGGTAGGTGGAGAAGCCATAGGCCAAAGCCCCCAGGACGGCCAGCCGGTAATCCACTTTCAGGCAGCACATCAGGATGTAGAAGCTCAGCATATACAGGAAGAGGTAATCGGCCGGCCTGGGCAAAAAACGGATTGCCCGGTCCAGGTTCTTTACGTATTCATGGGGGTAGCGCGCGCCGAGCTGATAGGTGGGCATTCCCCCGAAGGCACTGTTGGTCCAATAGGGCTCCTCCCCGGTTTCTTTGCGGAATTCTTCCTGTTCCTGGGCCATCCCCCGGTATTGGACGATGTCCGACTGGTAGATGACCTTGCCCTGGAGAACCGGGTAAAAATAGGCA
This genomic window from Robiginitalea biformata HTCC2501 contains:
- a CDS encoding oligosaccharide flippase family protein — protein: MGIILRQSIVNTLLTYVGFGLGAVNTLVLYTRFLSDTYFGLVGVILSTGALLMPLMAFGVPNTLVKFFSANREAPHRNPFLTRMLLLPLVFILPLAVFSLLADEAIGSFLARENAIVAEYVGHIFLIGLSMAYFEVFFAWSKVCLRSAFGTFLKEVFVRLGVSLLLFLLYFEVLSVAGFLRWLVGLYALRCLLMAVYALRLMPFRFRFRLPGDSREITVYSALILLGGSVSVLLLEVDRFMINQYIELANVAYYTVAVFIATVIIVPQRAMHQITYPITAELLHAKDLSGLGSLYRKSSLALLVAAGLIYLLILMNLEELYLLLPENYRGGFTIVALIGAARVFDSFLGINAAILYNSRYYRMLLVFGLGLVLITIALNIWLIPRFGINGAAWATFISIAAYNLVKLLFVRLKFGLVPWSRDTFRLIGVGVLTGALFLWLSFPFHPLVNIGLKSLLAALFYLGLVHRLGIAKDAFALLGRGFKKPDPEKKNPPRGPDN
- a CDS encoding glycosyltransferase family 4 protein, which codes for MHKVLVVTYYWPPAGGPGVQRWLFFVKYLRDFGFEPVLYLPETPHYPLTDPDLEREVPENLTVYRSQFWEPYAWARLFGRKKAGRISSGIIQRRNPGLVERLLLWARGNFFIPDARKFWVKKAVRELPGILDQEGITTLVTTGPPHSLHLIGLELSRRRPNLKWVADFRDPWTEIGYHSAMSLGKRARRKHRELETRVLGAADRVMATSQVTADSLGSHTPRPVAVITNGFDRQPARGDQPDGAFVVAHIGSLLSGRNPDALWQALATLLRDTPGFREDFRLELTGLVSEEVMESLREHGLETHTKIHAYVPHREAIIRQEKAQLLLLLEIDSPETRGIVPGKLFEYMAAARPILAIGPDGWEAADRVIGSGCGAGFRYGQMDEILAQLRQWYDLYRKGALSVRPGGVAQYHRRELTGRLAKEILWELSSDNPS
- a CDS encoding YfhO family protein → MNLDLKQFFTHFFVAVFFALASLAYFYPVLQGKVIYQSDIVQYRGMAQEQEEFRKETGEEPYWTNSAFGGMPTYQLGARYPHEYVKNLDRAIRFLPRPADYLFLYMLSFYILMCCLKVDYRLAVLGALAYGFSTYLIIILGVGHNAKAHALGYLPMLLGGILLVYRKKYLWGFVLTAFAMALEIQANHYQMTYYFMLLVLVLGLVYLIDAIRRGQLKHFALATGLLVLAVLLGILPNAASLMATREYAAWSTRGPSQLTLDPEGNPMEQTDGLDTEYITQYSYGIVESLNLFVPRLFGGASVESLGEGSKTYEFLIDQGVPRSQALEFSNNLQLYWGDQPGVSAPAYVGALIVFFFLLGLLLVRGRAKWWLLGGAILSLMLSWGKNFPLLTDLMIEYFPLYDKFRAVSSAQVILELCFPILGILALKRFFDPSLEASKKIRALVVATGSLAGLGVLLFLSRGLFDFSGGSDPMLTRYFGEDVMQVIRRDREAVYIADTIRSLIIVLAGAGLLWLHVKGRLGRNLTLAALGIVLLIDLVGVDKRYVDSGDFVPERRMNAPIAMSQADQVILRDTSVFRVLNVGEGLNGARTSYFHHSLGGYHAAKPRRLMDLFDYHIYRDNRQVLHMLNTKYLIQTNEEGAPSVTLNPNAMGNAWFVENLVPVPTADAAIRSLDTLQVSRTAVVNTSDFPEYGSRAYVRDSAATAQLDTYRPNFLEYTVRNAHEGLLVFSEMYYPEGWQASIDGREADHFRVNYALRALEVPAGEHRVTFRFEPEVVRKGSRISLAGSIALLVLLLGAVTYRLVKRPPKETE